The DNA sequence CATTACTCGTAGTGGGCGTTGGGTTCGGTAGGATCTCGTTGGATTCCCTGGAAACTTCTTGTCTGTCAGATTAGGATCATCCTCGATGGGACCTGTGGGCTCTACACGATAGATTCGACCGGGTCCGTCGCCCACTGCCAGTTCCGCTCCCCACGTTGCCGCATCCAATGTCGCAGTCAGATAGACGTAGTTGGCCTTCTTTCTCTCGCCATAATTAGAGCTATAGCCAGGTTCCAGCATGTCTCTCGCCTTCAGGTCGGCTTTGGTGCCGTGGTAGAAAGGTCCGTGATCCATTGTTTTAGACGGTGTCCGTTCGTTCTGTATATTCATTTCCTATCCTTACCTCCCCGTGGTAAACAGGTTGTTTCCATTACCTACTCCTCGAATATCATTTTTTAATTTGATCACGATTTATTCCGTTTTTATATGGCATAATTTTTCTCCTTATAACACCAAGCTTCTACTTAATTATACATATTTGTTCATTATCTCCTGTGTTTTTACACAATCTGAGGATGGCGCGTCTTTGCATGATATTTCGTAGAACGTCTCGCGAAGTTCCGCAGCGTCTTAATACATTCATCTATTCTAAGTTGCGGAACTTCGCTGTTAGACGATGGACCATGCCCCCAAATTCAGAGACGACCAGGACGGGAGTCCCTTAAACGTCCCATCTAACTATATTTGATGTACTCAATAAGAATAATGCGAAGAACTCTATATCAACTCTTTGTTCAATTGGATTTTGGTCCCTTGTTTTAGTGATTTGGCAAGTCGAAATCCAAGGTCATCTATTCGAAATGTTGGATGACCCCGACGACGATTTGTTGCTAAACAACCTCTTTCAGGGTCAAACCAACCGCCACCACGAAAAATTCGATAAGGACCATATACTTTCTCATCATAGATAT is a window from the Dehalobacter sp. DCA genome containing:
- the arr gene encoding NAD(+)--rifampin ADP-ribosyltransferase → MNIQNERTPSKTMDHGPFYHGTKADLKARDMLEPGYSSNYGERKKANYVYLTATLDAATWGAELAVGDGPGRIYRVEPTGPIEDDPNLTDKKFPGNPTRSYRTQRPLRVMGEVLDWKGHSPEELKNMRYHLDKLKRLGIEAIDE
- a CDS encoding formylglycine-generating enzyme family protein, with protein sequence MRIFIVFSSYSKPNFRLFYGCETSVNKIAWYKENSEGRTHEVGTKEPNAWGLYDMLGNVWEWCWDIYDEKVYGPYRIFRGGGWFDPERGCLATNRRRGHPTFRIDDLGFRLAKSLKQGTKIQLNKELI